In Candidatus Electrothrix scaldis, the genomic window CACCCGGATTTATTCCATCTTACTCATCTTTTTCAAGAAATCTCAAGAGAACCATAGACATCCCAAGTCTGACGAAAAACGATCTCCTGAGCAAACTCTTTCTCTACCTTATCCCGACCTGCCTTGCCAAAATCAAGACAGGTAGCCGGATTATCCAAAAGATATTCAATTTTTTCCGCCAAAGCCGCAGCATCCCTCACCGGCACGAGGAAGCCATTTTCTTCATGTTCCACGACTTCCCGGCACCCAGGCGCATCAGTGGTAATAATGGGCAGCCCCATAGCAGCGGCTTCTAACAGGCCACGCGGAGTTCCTTCCCGCCAGCTCGGGAGAACCATAAGATCCACCCTGCTCATCAACTCCTGCATATTTTCTACATGTCCAAGTGCTGTTATAAGACCATCTCTGTGCCAGTTTCTTATATCCTGCTCTGGTACGGCACTGGGATTTCCAGGGTCAGCAGCCCCAGCAAGGAGGAACTCCAGCTCATCCCTTCGATGAGATAGGAACTGCGCCGCCTCAATATACTCCCTGATGCCCTTTTCCCAAAGCAGACGTGCCGCCAGCAGAACCCGAAACTTGCCTTTTTGTTTTCTCTGTACCGGAGCAAAACGCTGGGTATCAACACCAGACCCTCGAATTATGGTAATTCGCTCAGAGCTCACCAGCTTATGTTGTAAAAATAGATCTCTGTCATCAGAATTTTGGAGGATCAAACGACTCTCCTTACCTCGCAAGGCCAATCGCAATAAACTCTTAACCAAAGGACGAAGAAGACGTGCTCGCAAAGATTGACTAATAAAGACATGGCCCAACCCAGTAACAGCATGAATTCTTTTTTTTATTCCAGCAAACTGCGCAGCAAGAGAACCATACACCACAGATTTTATAGTGAAACTATGCACCATGTCAGGTTGTTCGTGCTTATATATTGAACAAATATGGTAAAGCAATTGGATCTCACGGAAGGGATTAAGGCTGCGACGATTCATAGGCAGGGGAATCCAGCGAAATCCTTCAGCCTGAAGTTGCTCACCGTACTCACCTGGAGGTGAGATCATAAGGACCTCAGCTTCTTGCTCACGAAGAGAACGGGCTAATCCGAGGCGAAAGTTATAGAGATACCAGTCTGTATTGGCAAAGAAAATAATCTTCATGAATGACAACTGATATTATTCAAAAAGAATATTCCGATACGGAAGCCAATACTGCGCATGGGTAGCGAAATTTAACCAGACAAAAAGGACAGCCCCGTATCCAAATAAAATCCAAGTCGTCACAGTTTGAGGATCGTACTCTTTTTGGGCCAGAAAAGGGAGTCGGGAAAAAACAGCTACCTGCAGAGGCGTAAGATAGAGAGCGATGCGGTCAACTGCAGTGCTAGCAAAACCAACTAGAAAAATACAGGCAATAGCAGCATAGGCCATCCACAACCAGAGTAAGGCATTTGGGTATACCCTTCTCCACAGCTTCCAATATTTCAGAAGAAAAAAAGCAGCAACTGCGTTCATTGCTACCCGAATGACAGC contains:
- a CDS encoding glycosyltransferase family 4 protein gives rise to the protein MKIIFFANTDWYLYNFRLGLARSLREQEAEVLMISPPGEYGEQLQAEGFRWIPLPMNRRSLNPFREIQLLYHICSIYKHEQPDMVHSFTIKSVVYGSLAAQFAGIKKRIHAVTGLGHVFISQSLRARLLRPLVKSLLRLALRGKESRLILQNSDDRDLFLQHKLVSSERITIIRGSGVDTQRFAPVQRKQKGKFRVLLAARLLWEKGIREYIEAAQFLSHRRDELEFLLAGAADPGNPSAVPEQDIRNWHRDGLITALGHVENMQELMSRVDLMVLPSWREGTPRGLLEAAAMGLPIITTDAPGCREVVEHEENGFLVPVRDAAALAEKIEYLLDNPATCLDFGKAGRDKVEKEFAQEIVFRQTWDVYGSLEIS